The following is a genomic window from Flavobacteriales bacterium.
ATGGCCTTGCCGGCAACAACGGTGTGGGCCCTTGGACCGTGTCCGGCCCCGACGGCAACCTCTGGGTCCACCAGTTCACCGGCCCCAATGGCGCCTACAGCGACCCTGCTCAGGAGATCATCCAGTCCGAGAGCGTGGCCAACGGCTTCATGCTGTATGCGGCCGACTCGGCCAACTGCACCTGGGCCGGTCAGACCCCCACGGCCAACGCCACGTTCGTGAACTGGGAGGGTTCCCTGGTGAGCCCGACGATGGACCTCAGCGCCACGCCCTTCGTGCAGCTTGAGTTCCAGCAGGCCCGTCGCTATTGTTGCGGCGACGCCCCGTACTTCGTGGAAGTGAGCACCGACGGCGGCGCTAGCTGGCCCTTCCGGTTCGACGTGAACAACGGGACCGCGGCCAATGCCGGTGTGGACATCGACGTGCGTTCCGTGAACCTGTCCCAGGCGATCGCCGGCAATCCGGCCAACGTGCAGATCCGGTTCTTCTTCGATGGGACCACGGCCGGAACCTCCCACTACTACTGGCAGGTGGATGATGTGCGCATCATCGAGCTGTACGAGTACGACCTCGCCGTGACGGGTGCGGCGGCGACCCAGTGGGACCCCGCCACCTCGCTGACCTACGACTCGCTGCGCTACTCGCTGTATCCCTTCAGCCAACTGCGCCCGATCGGTCTGAACATGACCGTGCTGAACAACGGCTCCCTGGACCAGTCGAACGTGACCGCGAACTTCCTGGTGGAGCGCTCGGGCACCACGGTGCTGGATCAGGACCAGGCGATCGCCAACTTCCCGGCCGGTGACATCCAGACCGTTTTCGTGAACCCGGACTTCACGCCTCCCGCAGTACCCGGCACCTACGATGTGACGTACACCATCAGCTCCGGCCAGGTGGACAACACCCCGAACGACAACGAAGGCGACGCCTCTTTCGGTGTGGCGGAGTTCGACTATGCGCGTGACCTGGGCACGGTGGCCTCCTTCGAGGACGGCAACGGCAACAACGACCCGTACGAGCTGTGCAACGGCTTCCACATTTCCAGCGCCACGAACCTGTACGGCATCAATGTGGCGCTGCGCAACGGCGGCACGGGCACCGTGGGCCTGCTGATCCGCGGCACCCTCCGCGCCGGTGACCTCACGACGATCATCGCACAGACCCAGGAGCACGAGATCGTGTCCAGCGACCTGAACGGCGCCAACGGCACCAAGTTCATTCCGCTGGTGTTCGATACGCCCCAGCCCCTGGATGCCGCCAGCGACTACATCGTCTGCATCGAGCACTTCGGTGGTGGCCAGCTGCGCATGGGACAGAACGGTGTGAGCGAGGAGCAGTCGTCCTTCATCTATTTCGACGGTCCTGCCGGCCTGGACTGGTACTTCACCACCACCACGCCGATGATCCGCATGAGCTTCGACCCGACCGTGAGCATCACCGAAGCTGACCGTGTTGGCGGTGTGGGCCTGGGCCAGAACATGCCGAACCCGGCCGATGAGAGCACTGCGGTGACCTTCGAGCTGAAGGAAGCCAGCGCCACCACCCTCGAGGTACGCGACCTCAGCGGCAAAGTGGTCCGCATGGACAACCTGGGCAACCGCGGCGCCGGTGCGCACCGGGTGACCATCAACACGGCCGACCTCACCGAAGGCGTGTACTTCTACACCCTCACCGCCGCCGGGCAGCGCCTGAGCAAGCGGATGGTGGTGGTGCATTGATCCAAGACGATCCTTGCGGAAGCCCGACCGGTTGGTCGGGCTTCCGTTTTTCTGGACGGAACGTTCGACAACGATCCTTGCGCATGGAGGAGAACGCCCAAGTACCTTGGCTGAACAACGAACCTACCCCGACCATGAACAGAACCCTACTCGCCTTGATCGCCCTGGCGGCCGCCCATGGACCGCTGAACGCCCAGCAGGTGCGCCAGGTGCCCGAGCACCCTGAGCACAAGCACCACGGTCCGTCGATCGCCCCGGCCACCGGCCCGGCGATCAACCCCAAAGGCTCCGCGTTCTACACTGAACCGTTCGACAACGACCTCAACGGATGGACCGTGGTGAGCGGCATCGGCAGCCTGGATTGGGCCTGGACCAACAGCGGCCCCGGCCCCACCTCGAGCACCTATCCCGTTCCCGCGTTGATCACGAGCACGCCGAGCGGATGGGTGATCATCGACGATGACTACCTGGGCTCTCCGGGGCAACAGGCCGAGAGCAGCTTGGTGAGCCCGGTGATCGACCTCAGCGCGGCACCGACCAACCTGAAGGTGGAGTTCGACCAGTACTTCCAGGAGTTCTCCGATCCCGACGTGGAAACGTGGGTCGGCGTGAGCACCGATGGAGGCACCACTTGGGATGAGGTCCTCATCAATGAAGGCGTGGGCCGCGACGGACGCCCGAACCCGGAAGTGATGGACGTGGACATCAGTGCCTGGGTGGCGGCCAACCCCTCCAATGTGCAGCTTCGGTTCCGCTACCTGGCCACGTGGGATTACGGATGGCAGCTGGACAACATCGCCATCCGCGAGCTGCCGAACAACGACATGGCCCTGGTCGCCTTCGCCAAGACCGACTTCGACTTCGACCTGACGGGCGTGGCGAACATGGACTACAGCATCTACCCGCTGTCCCAGCTTCGGCCCATGCAGATGTCAGGGCTGCTGAAGAACAAAGGCTATCTGGCACAGACCGGGGTGTCGATCACCTCGACGGTGACCGAACCGGGCGGCGCGAACGAAGTGCTGACGGGAGGTGGTCTCAGCTTCGCCCCCGGAGAGACCGTGGCCGTGCCGGTGACAGGCTACACGCCGCCGAACACAGTGGGGATCTACACCCTGGACCATGCCGTGAGCCAGAACGAAACGGACGAAGTGCCGGCGAACAACAGCGGTACGGACCAGTTCGCCGTGAGCACCACGACCTGGGCGCACGACGATGGAGCCGTACAGTCCTTCATCCTACAGGGCCCGGATTTCGCCGGAGAGCAGTTCGGGGTGGGGAACCGCTTCGACGTGGTGGCGGACGCCCAACTGGTGGCCGTGCAGGTGGCGATCCACGACACCACGGAAGCGGGCACCCTGATCGCCGGGGAGATCTACGACGCGGATGACAACCTCCTTGACCAGACCACCGACCATGAGATCGTCCCCTCCGAGCTGAACACGGTCGGCGGCAACACCTTCATCACCCTGACGTTCGATGCACCGATCGACCTCTTCACCGGCAACGCCTACCTGGTGATGGCGCACTACTTCGGAGGCCCCGAGGTCGTGGGTTTCGCCACCAGCGGGGCCAGCGCCGCGCAGGTGAGCATCGTGCACTACCCGGACGATCCGCAGGGCAACTTCTTCTACTACGTCACACGGACGCCGATGGTGCGTGCGGTGCTGGCTGGCGCGATCGGCATCGATGAGGCGAACGGGCTGCTGGCCCGGGCCCCGCTGGCCTGGCCGAACCCCGCCACCGAGCAGACCCGCCTGAGCTTTGAGCTGTTGGAGGCCGTGCCCGTGCGCTTCGAGCTGCACGCGGTGACCGGTGATCTGGTGCAAAGCGCCGATCTCGGCCGGATGAGCGCCGGTGAGCAACAGCACGTGATCGATGTGAGCGGACTGTCCCAAGGCCTGTACACGTGGACGGTGATGCTCGACGGCCGCCGGTTCAACGGCAGGCTGGCCGTGCAGCGCTGAGCGCGGAATGCTGATGCGAAGGCCCTGCTCCGGCGGGGCCTTCGTGCGTTCAGGCCGGTCCGAGCAAGCCTTTCCGCGCCTGCCGCATCAGTTCGCTGGCGAACACGAAGGCCTTCAGTTCCTCGTTGCCCGAGGCGAGCAACGCGTCGCGGTCCCCCGTCCACCAGCATCGGCCCGTGTGCAGGAAGAGGATGTTCTGCCCGGTCTCGATCACCGAGTTCATGTCGTGCGTGATCACGATGGTGGTGGTCCCGTACTCCTCGGTGATCTCCTTGATCAGCTCGTCGATGAGGATGGAGGTCTGGGGATCGAGCCCGCTGTTGGGCTCATCGCAGAACAGGTACTTGGGGTTCATGGCGATGGCCTGGCGATGCCGACGCGCTTCTGCATGCCGCCGCTCAGCTCGGCGGGAAACAAGGCATCCTTGCCTACGATGTTGACGCGTTCGAGGCAGAAGCGTGCGCGCTTCTCCATCTCGGCCACGGTCAGGCTGGCGAACATGCGCAGGGGGAACATCAC
Proteins encoded in this region:
- a CDS encoding T9SS type A sorting domain-containing protein, producing MVTRYTTALSFMGLAMLASAQWVRNTPARSTFGPDEATPLRAQPLSQGQAKAGGDVVFYEDFANGLAGNNGVGPWTVSGPDGNLWVHQFTGPNGAYSDPAQEIIQSESVANGFMLYAADSANCTWAGQTPTANATFVNWEGSLVSPTMDLSATPFVQLEFQQARRYCCGDAPYFVEVSTDGGASWPFRFDVNNGTAANAGVDIDVRSVNLSQAIAGNPANVQIRFFFDGTTAGTSHYYWQVDDVRIIELYEYDLAVTGAAATQWDPATSLTYDSLRYSLYPFSQLRPIGLNMTVLNNGSLDQSNVTANFLVERSGTTVLDQDQAIANFPAGDIQTVFVNPDFTPPAVPGTYDVTYTISSGQVDNTPNDNEGDASFGVAEFDYARDLGTVASFEDGNGNNDPYELCNGFHISSATNLYGINVALRNGGTGTVGLLIRGTLRAGDLTTIIAQTQEHEIVSSDLNGANGTKFIPLVFDTPQPLDAASDYIVCIEHFGGGQLRMGQNGVSEEQSSFIYFDGPAGLDWYFTTTTPMIRMSFDPTVSITEADRVGGVGLGQNMPNPADESTAVTFELKEASATTLEVRDLSGKVVRMDNLGNRGAGAHRVTINTADLTEGVYFYTLTAAGQRLSKRMVVVH